From a single Solanum dulcamara chromosome 4, daSolDulc1.2, whole genome shotgun sequence genomic region:
- the LOC129886780 gene encoding trihelix transcription factor ASIL2: protein MATLSPSTQDFSNVTPSQILPSSNVTVAVASRRLPPPCWSHEETIALIDAYRDKWYSLRRGNLRANHWQEVADDVGSRCPVDPPKTAVQCRHKMEKLRKRYRAEIQRAAPYGGARSHRYCSAWVHFKRMDMMERGPNAVSPPPSDDEADEDVEDYHQNSVKLVGDLYGNNVNTNNRRSFQGVVSNGGGGFRIRIPGMPGSAPPMAKPYGRFEDSGVETPNNFGSSKMFRDGFVKKADLGKRVVGEGVGEKKKGDPMAEMVAAIKVLGDGFVRMERMKMDMARELEGMRMEMEMKRTEMILESQQRIVEAFAQAYTEKKYRKAKRMPTPKC, encoded by the coding sequence ATGGCAACTCTATCTCCATCAACCCAAGATTTCTCTAACGTTACCCCATCACAGATTCTACCTTCATCCAACGTCACAGTGGCGGTGGCTTCTCGCCGTCTTCCGCCGCCGTGTTGGTCACATGAAGAGACAATAGCACTCATCGATGCTTACAGGGATAAGTGGTATTCTCTACGCAGGGGGAATCTACGGGCTAATCATTGGCAGGAAGTTGCTGATGATGTTGGTTCTAGATGCCCTGTTGATCCACCGAAGACCGCTGTGCAGTGCCGGCATAAGATGGAGAAGCTTCGGAAACGTTACCGTGCTGAAATTCAACGCGCTGCTCCTTATGGTGGGGCTCGATCTCATCGTTATTGCTCTGCTTGGGTACATTTTAAGCGTATGGATATGATGGAGAGAGGTCCTAATGCTGTTTCTCCACCGCCCAGTGATGATGAAGCTGATGAGGATGTAGAAGATTACCATCAAAATAGCGTTAAACTTGTAGGGGATTTGTATGGTAACAATGTGAATACCAATAATCGGAGAAGTTTCCAAGGGGTTGTGAGTAATGGAGGAGGTGGGTTTCGGATCCGGATACCTGGGATGCCTGGGTCAGCTCCTCCAATGGCTAAACCGTATGGTAGATTTGAGGATTCTGGAGTTGAAACCCCTAATAATTTTGGGTCTAGTAAGATGTTCCGGGATGGGTTTGTAAAGAAGGCTGATTTGGGGAAAAGGGTTGTTGGTGAAGGAGTGGGGGAGAAGAAAAAGGGGGACCCCATGGCTGAAATGGTGGCTGCGATAAAGGTATTAGGGGATGGATTTGTGAGAATGGAGAGGATGAAGATGGACATGGCACGAGAGTTGGAAGGGATGAGAATGGAAATGGAAATGAAAAGAACTGAGATGATACTCGAGTCACAGCAAAGGATCGTGGAGGCGTTTGCCCAGGCGTATACAGAGAAGAAATATAGGAAGGCAAAGAGAATGCCAACTCCTAAATGCTAG
- the LOC129886779 gene encoding ankyrin repeat-containing protein BDA1-like, whose amino-acid sequence MDRRLFDASRTGNVDNLMELLRSDPIIVCRVGLVDGDSPLHLACMGGHFNFVKEILKLRKELAGEMNQNGFSCLHIAAANGDLHIVKEILKVDIGLCLMKGRERRIPLHYAIVKGRVDVIKELLSACVESVEVVTSRGETALHLAVKNGQFEALQVLIKHIKMFNKMEVFNKQDELGNSVLHLAAARKQHEVVDLLLNGSLAASWAVGVNSFNKMGFTTLDVFFLSQSEAGDREIEDILRQAGALKATDVVGVPIRSCNSNRQHGEVMPRRKMKSGWLVDFIKYDKDRDVTESARETLVVIMMLIAMLTFQAALNPPGNLQQQQPNYQIEADHLIHYSSHIFLFFNSLGFFISLHVFHTVTRAFPMRLELVFSVFAIGITYISCLMIKLPTYFCYYLCVGIPFLMVFALNISRSVDCLHPHKVTSALPSLINQA is encoded by the exons ATGGATAGAAGGCTATTTGATGCTTCACGTACAGGAAATGTTGATAATCTGATGGAGCTATTAAGATCTGATCCTATTATCGTTTGCCGCGTTGGCTTGGTTGATGGTGATTCCCCCTTGCATCTCGCTTGTATGGGTGGCCACTTCAATTTTGTGAAAGAGATCCTCAAGTTGAGGAAAGAACTAGCAGGGGAGATGAATCAGAATGGTTTCAGCTGCTTGCATATTGCTGCTGCCAATGGGGACTTGCATATTGTCAAAGAGATTCTAAAAGTGGACATTGGTTTGTGTCTTATGAAGGGAAGGGAGAGAAGGATTCCTCTTCACTATGCTATTGTCAAAGGCAGAGTTGATGTCATCAAGGAATTGCTCTCTGCTTGTGTTGAATCCGTTGAAGTTGTGACATCTCGGGGAGAAACCGCGCTCCACCTTGCTGTCAAGAACGGGCAGTTTGAAGCGTTACAAGTGTTGATCAAGCACATCAAGATGTTCAATAAGATGGAGGTCTTTAACAAACAGGATGAGCTAGGAAATAGTGTCTTGCACCTTGCAGCAGCAAGGAAACAACACGAG GTGGTGGATCTGTTGCTGAATGGGAGCTTAGCAGCAAGTTGGGCAGTTGGAGTGAATTCTTTTAACAAAATGGGATTCACAACTCTTGAcgtcttttttctttctcaaagtGAAGCTGGCGATAGGGAAATTGAAGACATTCTTCGTCAAGCTGGAGCCCTTAAGGCCACAGACGTGGTAGGAGTACCAATCAGATCATGTAATTCAAACAGACAACATGGGGAG GTAATGCCTAGACGAAAAATGAAGAGCGGGTGGTTAGTAGACTTCATAAAGTATGACAAGGATAGAGATGTCACAGAATCCGCAAGAGAAACACTGGTTGTGATCATGATGCTCATAGCTATGCTCACATTTCAAGCTGCTCTTAATCCTCCTGGCAACTTGCAACAGCAACAGCCCAATTACCAAATTGAAGCTGATCACCTCATTCACTATTCATCACACATATTCTTGTTTTTCAACTCGCTCGGGTTCTTCATCAGCCTCCATGTGTTTCATACCGTTACGAGGGCATTTCCCATGAGACTTGAGCTGGTATTCTCTGTTTTTGCAATTGGGATAACTTACATCAGTTGCCTAATGATCAAGTTGCCAACCTACTTCTGCTATTATCTTTGTGTGGGCATACCATTCTTAATGGTCTTTGCCCTCAACATTTCACGTTCGGTAGATTGTTTGCATCCACACAAAGTTACATCAGCCCTCCCTTCACTGATTAACCAAGCTTGA